A portion of the Leptospira noumeaensis genome contains these proteins:
- a CDS encoding DUF3703 domain-containing protein: MHPILKKAFQEEMEIAKTLYKDSKYTESFFHLERAHILGQRFVLPHTVNHWWMLKVGIRKKDKREVFGQIIRLAVAGIGSLIGRVPIGNTGGSNIGIMKVLPIEGDLKVLFEKAEKNE; encoded by the coding sequence ATGCACCCCATTCTAAAAAAAGCATTCCAAGAGGAAATGGAAATCGCCAAAACACTCTATAAAGATTCAAAGTATACAGAATCTTTTTTCCACCTAGAACGGGCCCATATTTTGGGACAAAGGTTTGTTCTTCCCCATACAGTGAACCATTGGTGGATGTTGAAAGTGGGAATTCGTAAAAAAGACAAAAGAGAAGTCTTTGGACAAATCATCAGATTGGCCGTGGCAGGGATTGGATCTCTCATCGGTAGGGTTCCGATTGGAAATACTGGTGGTTCCAATATTGGAATTATGAAAGTTTTACCCATTGAAGGAGACTTAAAAGTTTTATTTGAGAAAGCAGAAAAGAACGAGTAA
- a CDS encoding class I SAM-dependent methyltransferase, whose product MEPNRFNQIASKYDTVERKDLAKVIDSDFTKLKSKINSDIILASLVLLHVPDTLTLLKQFYSILNTDGKLIIVDFDKNENINHPNVHNGFNRSHLESLLTEVGFKNIEIKTFHHGKNIFMNQDASLLISLSSK is encoded by the coding sequence ATGGAACCAAATCGATTCAATCAAATTGCTAGCAAATATGATACGGTAGAACGAAAGGACCTTGCAAAAGTAATTGATTCTGATTTTACAAAATTGAAATCCAAGATCAATTCCGACATCATCTTGGCATCTTTGGTTTTACTTCATGTTCCCGATACGCTCACTTTACTGAAACAATTTTACTCCATCTTAAACACAGATGGGAAATTGATCATTGTGGATTTTGATAAAAATGAAAACATCAATCATCCTAACGTACACAATGGATTCAACAGATCACACTTAGAATCATTATTGACCGAGGTTGGATTTAAAAATATAGAAATAAAAACATTCCATCATGGGAAAAATATTTTTATGAACCAAGATGCCTCTCTGCTAATTTCTTTAAGTTCAAAATAA
- a CDS encoding ATP-binding protein, whose translation MPSWNLLVKKFFKESILLVSVFLLYLVVGKLSLNLSSIDGYSTPVWPPAGLALGFVLLFGKRVWPALFLGAYFTNTTYFPTSETWIEFLISNPQNITISLGNSSSAVLGAYFLKKYSDPNLNIFQVHELLVFFILAGPVTAFIASTIGSFSLYYFKIIYFEFLFQTWLTWWMGDSIGIIIFTPLLILIWKWYLGEEKLIRLIIFASATMSTFVFTLSIFFITRNWEKEFIKYRIKSDGHIISSDIENRLYENIRLVKSLGAFISLTENLNRQYFEQFSNGIIGDSSSFTALSWNRLVSNSSRAVVEAQLKKDYSESNGVTIRKENRMLRSPISDKYVLIRYIHPYLENKQAVGYNLLSDQVRKDALFSAMSRKDIEITGKINLIQNLDNNLGFLLFYPVTRWNGEFGFATAVIRLESIINKSLVSNDPNHLCIKVEEFKDPFHTDIFSKDCLNNEERIFADYFYEYPITIGSHVLNIRAIATKEYFQKNLTNASRFILIISSLLTGLLGILLLIIMGKEKSIQDIVEKRTFELEKANLVKSEFLANMSHEIRTPMNGVLGMLTLLEQTNVDLEQKDYLDNAKKAVLSLLTIINDILDVSKLENKRLEMDLKPTNIHKLCKDLIQLFIPDARKKNLEFYVNVSGLDSNLYALVDENRLRQILINLIGNALKFTFTGSLSLDVNLSEDRNYIVFTVKDTGIGISPENISRLFNRFVQLEDSRTKKFEGSGLGLYISKQLVNLMGGEIEVQSVLNVGSTFQFTIPFEETDQREIQIENLHLKLVGENDHFHVLIAEDNSLNQKFIVKLFEKENIKTSVATNGIEVIQLLDESLVHIDNRFDMILMDIQMPLMDGMEATKLIRKRNDSYRDIPIIAITANSMDSQLKEYLENGMNGYVKKPIILTELMTAIYKNLKK comes from the coding sequence ATGCCTTCCTGGAATCTATTGGTCAAAAAATTCTTTAAAGAATCGATTCTCTTGGTTTCAGTATTCCTTCTCTACCTAGTTGTCGGAAAACTAAGTCTAAATCTATCTTCGATTGATGGATACAGTACTCCGGTTTGGCCACCAGCTGGATTGGCACTTGGATTCGTGTTATTATTTGGGAAACGTGTTTGGCCTGCTTTGTTTTTGGGAGCTTACTTTACCAATACCACGTATTTCCCCACTTCAGAAACTTGGATTGAGTTTCTGATTTCTAACCCACAAAACATAACCATATCACTCGGGAATTCCAGTTCGGCTGTTTTAGGAGCTTATTTTTTAAAAAAATATTCGGATCCCAATTTGAATATTTTCCAAGTCCACGAACTTTTGGTATTTTTTATTTTAGCAGGTCCAGTCACTGCATTCATTGCTTCTACTATTGGAAGTTTTTCTTTATATTATTTTAAGATCATTTACTTTGAGTTTCTTTTTCAAACTTGGCTTACTTGGTGGATGGGTGATTCTATCGGGATTATTATTTTTACTCCTCTTCTCATTCTTATTTGGAAATGGTATTTAGGGGAAGAGAAACTCATAAGATTAATTATCTTTGCTTCGGCAACAATGAGTACATTTGTTTTTACCTTATCAATTTTTTTCATTACAAGAAACTGGGAAAAAGAATTTATCAAATACCGAATCAAATCAGATGGACATATTATATCTAGCGATATAGAAAACCGACTTTATGAAAACATAAGGCTTGTTAAATCATTAGGGGCTTTTATTTCTTTAACGGAAAACTTAAATCGTCAATACTTTGAACAGTTTTCCAACGGAATCATTGGCGACTCCAGTAGTTTTACTGCATTATCATGGAATCGTCTGGTATCTAATTCGTCGCGTGCCGTTGTGGAGGCTCAACTTAAAAAAGACTACTCCGAATCAAATGGGGTCACAATCAGAAAAGAAAATAGAATGTTACGATCTCCAATCAGTGATAAATATGTTTTGATTCGATACATTCATCCTTATTTAGAAAATAAACAAGCTGTTGGGTATAACTTACTTTCTGATCAAGTTAGGAAGGATGCTCTATTCAGTGCAATGTCTAGAAAAGACATTGAGATAACCGGTAAAATTAATTTAATACAAAATTTAGATAATAACTTGGGTTTTTTGCTTTTTTATCCTGTGACCCGATGGAATGGAGAATTTGGATTTGCCACTGCAGTGATTCGGCTTGAATCCATTATCAATAAATCACTTGTTAGTAATGATCCAAATCATTTGTGTATAAAAGTTGAGGAATTTAAAGATCCTTTTCATACAGATATTTTTTCAAAAGATTGTTTGAACAATGAAGAAAGGATATTTGCAGATTATTTTTATGAATACCCAATCACAATTGGGTCGCATGTATTAAACATAAGAGCAATTGCTACGAAAGAGTATTTTCAAAAAAATCTTACGAATGCATCACGATTTATTCTAATCATTTCATCCTTACTAACAGGACTTCTCGGAATCCTTTTACTCATCATTATGGGTAAAGAAAAAAGCATTCAAGACATAGTTGAAAAAAGAACTTTCGAATTGGAAAAAGCCAATCTTGTGAAATCAGAGTTTTTGGCAAATATGAGTCATGAGATTCGTACGCCCATGAATGGGGTTTTAGGAATGTTAACTTTATTAGAACAAACTAATGTTGATTTAGAACAAAAAGATTATTTGGATAATGCAAAAAAGGCAGTTTTGTCGTTATTGACAATCATCAACGACATCCTAGATGTCTCAAAATTAGAAAATAAAAGATTAGAGATGGATCTAAAGCCTACAAATATACATAAACTATGTAAGGATTTGATTCAACTTTTTATACCAGATGCGCGTAAGAAGAATTTGGAGTTTTATGTCAATGTATCTGGTTTGGATTCCAATCTTTATGCGTTAGTGGATGAAAATCGTCTTCGTCAAATATTGATTAATTTAATTGGAAACGCATTGAAATTTACGTTCACTGGATCTCTAAGTTTGGATGTAAACTTGAGCGAAGATCGAAATTATATAGTGTTCACAGTCAAAGATACTGGAATTGGGATTTCGCCAGAAAACATTTCTAGGTTATTCAATCGTTTTGTCCAACTAGAAGATTCAAGAACAAAAAAATTTGAAGGTTCTGGGCTTGGTCTTTATATTTCTAAACAACTTGTTAATTTGATGGGTGGGGAAATTGAAGTACAAAGTGTTTTGAATGTAGGATCAACATTTCAGTTTACAATTCCTTTTGAAGAAACGGATCAAAGAGAAATACAGATTGAAAACTTACATTTGAAGTTAGTTGGAGAAAATGATCATTTCCATGTGTTGATCGCAGAAGATAATTCTTTAAACCAAAAATTTATAGTGAAATTATTTGAGAAAGAAAATATTAAAACGAGTGTTGCTACTAACGGAATCGAAGTGATCCAGTTGTTAGATGAATCGCTGGTCCATATTGATAATAGATTTGATATGATCCTTATGGACATACAAATGCCTCTCATGGATGGAATGGAAGCTACAAAACTCATTCGGAAACGTAATGATTCATATCGAGATATACCTATCATTGCCATCACTGCAAATAGTATGGATTCTCAACTAAAAGAATATTTGGAAAATGGAATGAATGGGTATGTAAAAAAACCAATCATCCTTACTGAGTTGATGACAGCCATTTATAAAAATTTAAAAAAATAA
- a CDS encoding helix-turn-helix transcriptional regulator produces the protein MAREKGKPTRGVLRQNNASLFAKHNRYFANEKLDFFIEHYWTVSWDLTDKKPYLAETLPFPSIHIVFEKGNSKIFGVTKGRFSTLLQGKGSVFGIKFRPGGFYPFFKKPVATLTNKTISIQEITNDDVFELENKIFQSDEVEKKIQFIEIWLETLLPKPDLKVSFINRIVDRIKEDGNIKSVEQLAELFSINLRNLQRLFQEYVGVSPKWVIQRFRIQGVAERIENQKTIQYAEMALELGYFDQSHFIKDFKKTIGLSPEDYLKTISKIPTI, from the coding sequence ATGGCGAGGGAAAAAGGAAAACCAACTAGAGGAGTTTTACGACAAAACAACGCAAGTCTTTTCGCCAAACACAATCGATACTTTGCCAATGAGAAATTAGATTTTTTTATAGAACATTATTGGACTGTAAGTTGGGACTTAACAGATAAAAAACCATATTTAGCTGAAACCCTTCCTTTCCCTAGTATTCACATTGTATTTGAAAAAGGAAATTCGAAAATTTTTGGAGTCACAAAAGGAAGATTCTCTACTCTTTTACAAGGGAAAGGTTCTGTTTTTGGAATCAAATTTCGACCAGGTGGATTTTATCCATTTTTTAAGAAACCAGTGGCTACCCTGACGAACAAAACAATTTCAATTCAGGAGATCACAAACGATGATGTCTTTGAATTAGAAAATAAAATTTTTCAAAGTGACGAAGTGGAAAAAAAAATCCAATTCATCGAAATTTGGTTAGAAACACTCCTTCCAAAACCTGATCTTAAAGTTTCATTTATTAATAGGATAGTCGACCGAATCAAAGAAGATGGAAACATTAAATCAGTAGAACAATTGGCAGAACTATTTTCTATCAATCTTCGGAATCTCCAAAGACTATTTCAAGAATATGTGGGAGTAAGCCCCAAATGGGTCATCCAACGTTTCCGGATTCAAGGGGTGGCCGAAAGGATCGAAAACCAAAAAACAATCCAATATGCAGAAATGGCTTTGGAATTAGGATATTTTGACCAATCTCACTTTATAAAAGATTTTAAAAAGACAATTGGATTAAGCCCAGAAGATTACTTGAAAACAATATCGAAGATACCAACAATTTAA
- a CDS encoding SRPBCC family protein — translation MKSTNQLNHSLQLNLEKRIHSSLEIVWEILTSPKYIKEYLYGTDVISDWKEGSSLVFKGVWEGNSYEENGIILSFKPPYTFKYSYFTAYFGLPDIPENYSIIENQLSEENGIVTIHLKQIGFTAEDKLKHSEESWNQCLDIIKQIAEKT, via the coding sequence ATGAAATCGACAAATCAATTGAATCATAGCTTACAACTGAATTTAGAAAAAAGGATTCACTCTTCTTTGGAAATAGTTTGGGAAATTCTTACATCACCAAAATACATTAAAGAATATTTATATGGAACAGATGTTATATCAGATTGGAAAGAGGGAAGTTCTCTTGTTTTTAAAGGAGTTTGGGAAGGAAATTCTTACGAAGAAAACGGAATTATTCTTAGTTTTAAACCTCCCTATACATTCAAATACTCTTATTTTACAGCCTATTTTGGGTTACCAGACATCCCGGAAAACTATTCAATCATCGAGAACCAACTCTCCGAAGAAAATGGAATTGTAACCATTCACCTAAAACAAATTGGTTTCACTGCCGAAGATAAATTAAAACATTCTGAGGAAAGTTGGAATCAATGTTTGGATATTATTAAACAAATTGCTGAAAAAACTTGA
- a CDS encoding putative signal transducing protein, translated as MKLIYTSTDYTKIKVIESALAANQVKFMTKGEDLDVLNAMIPRQSNLMEIYVSELDYTKALEIIENGSYSEEAPEEDVFPIQRYNRYRELTKLKGKKDTKFILTIVSGILFISNLYFLLLFALEKDKFNKYKKSMESELYEYNFDEDNYCTSTYYKKTRKLIELSCYDKETDKILNQKTYDFSGILTSEFFNPYLTDFFTIQRSYDTNGIKTAEFADNDQDGEFDEYIIFDSKGSKQKRYLDQNRDHRFDESEIVDK; from the coding sequence ATGAAACTAATATATACTTCTACAGATTATACCAAAATCAAAGTCATAGAATCGGCCCTCGCAGCAAACCAAGTTAAGTTTATGACGAAAGGGGAAGACCTGGATGTTTTGAATGCAATGATTCCCAGACAGTCGAATTTAATGGAAATTTATGTTTCAGAATTAGATTATACGAAAGCCTTAGAAATTATTGAAAATGGTTCTTATTCGGAAGAAGCTCCGGAGGAAGATGTATTTCCCATACAAAGATACAATCGTTATAGAGAACTCACTAAGTTAAAGGGAAAAAAAGATACAAAATTTATACTGACAATAGTCTCTGGAATATTATTCATTTCGAACTTATACTTTCTTTTACTGTTTGCTTTGGAAAAAGATAAGTTTAATAAATATAAAAAATCAATGGAAAGTGAATTGTATGAATATAATTTCGATGAAGACAACTATTGTACATCTACTTATTATAAAAAAACAAGAAAACTCATTGAACTTTCCTGTTATGACAAAGAAACAGATAAAATTTTAAATCAAAAAACTTATGATTTCAGTGGAATATTAACCTCTGAATTTTTTAATCCATATCTTACTGATTTTTTCACAATCCAAAGGTCGTATGATACAAACGGAATCAAAACCGCAGAATTTGCAGACAATGACCAAGATGGTGAATTTGATGAATACATTATCTTTGATTCCAAAGGTTCCAAACAAAAAAGATATTTGGATCAAAACAGAGACCACCGTTTTGATGAATCGGAAATCGTAGACAAGTAA
- a CDS encoding methyl-accepting chemotaxis protein gives MFSKFFAPKNAMTISDDLFTEVMLRNNKRMFLSFLSILALANIATLSIKISGKGSDYLTYESILIEFVLATSILIVGFLLSTKLKTHWASSYISITGVTLCLLVFQYVIYGATELAATFYISFVLSVLYFNRNASIYNFILIIFSEILLFVLRPELIPGGPRSNIIVRFLIFVWVGIGATVGATATRNLLNLAVEKQKEAKKALDNLLNMAKTILRTIDLMKEQIRNQDTISEELKQISEHQASSLSEISNSLKELSSKADSNNKIAKLLYNESEVSIQSVNDLKTINETVQVGTGRIYKNLDVVMGYSNDTSEHIQLSKSKFNILKEKSTEIFDFVSVINDIADKVNLLSLNASIEAARAGEHGRGFAVVAEEISKLAAATTRNSKEISKIIQENLSLIGESSELINRSSSMMGKLDFAIGSIKEEITGVGSKIVEIDKAIETIDNLNTRIYETSKTIENSTNFQKIATEESTKITADISESAANIVEISKHISESSKSTGGIIVQLDSLAQEMTK, from the coding sequence TTGTTCTCTAAATTTTTTGCTCCCAAAAACGCGATGACCATTTCGGATGATCTCTTCACAGAAGTGATGTTACGAAACAACAAACGGATGTTTTTGTCTTTTCTTTCGATTTTGGCCCTCGCTAATATCGCCACACTTTCCATCAAAATTTCAGGAAAAGGTTCTGATTATCTAACCTATGAAAGTATCTTAATAGAATTTGTCCTAGCCACCTCCATTTTGATTGTTGGTTTTTTACTTTCTACTAAATTAAAAACACATTGGGCATCCAGTTACATTTCGATCACCGGTGTTACCTTATGTTTACTTGTATTCCAATATGTGATTTATGGAGCTACTGAACTAGCCGCAACTTTTTATATTTCCTTTGTTCTCAGTGTATTGTACTTCAATCGAAATGCTTCCATTTATAATTTTATTTTAATTATCTTTTCTGAAATTCTTTTGTTTGTATTACGACCTGAACTCATTCCTGGAGGCCCAAGAAGTAATATCATCGTTAGGTTTCTCATTTTTGTTTGGGTAGGAATTGGGGCCACTGTGGGAGCAACGGCTACAAGAAATTTACTCAATTTAGCGGTGGAAAAACAAAAAGAAGCAAAAAAGGCTTTAGACAATTTATTGAATATGGCAAAAACCATCCTCAGAACTATTGATCTGATGAAAGAACAAATCAGAAACCAAGACACCATTTCTGAAGAATTAAAACAAATTTCGGAACACCAAGCATCTTCTCTTTCTGAAATATCAAATTCTTTAAAAGAACTATCTTCCAAAGCAGATTCTAATAATAAAATTGCCAAATTGTTGTATAACGAATCAGAAGTGTCTATTCAGTCTGTGAATGATTTAAAAACCATCAATGAAACTGTCCAAGTAGGAACAGGAAGGATTTATAAAAATTTAGATGTAGTCATGGGTTATTCTAATGATACCTCTGAACATATCCAACTTTCAAAAAGTAAGTTCAATATCCTAAAAGAAAAAAGTACAGAGATATTCGACTTTGTCTCTGTGATCAATGACATTGCCGATAAAGTAAACTTGTTATCGTTAAATGCATCCATAGAAGCAGCAAGGGCAGGGGAACATGGACGAGGGTTTGCTGTTGTGGCCGAAGAAATATCGAAGTTAGCTGCTGCGACCACTCGTAATTCCAAAGAAATTTCAAAGATCATCCAAGAGAATCTTTCTCTCATCGGTGAAAGTAGTGAACTCATCAATCGGTCTTCTAGTATGATGGGAAAATTGGATTTTGCCATTGGCTCCATCAAAGAAGAGATCACAGGGGTTGGTTCCAAAATTGTAGAGATTGACAAAGCCATCGAAACTATCGACAATCTGAATACGCGGATTTACGAAACCAGTAAAACCATCGAAAACTCCACCAACTTCCAAAAGATCGCGACCGAGGAGTCCACGAAAATCACTGCCGACATTTCAGAATCTGCGGCAAACATTGTCGAAATTTCCAAACATATCTCGGAAAGCAGTAAATCCACGGGAGGGATCATTGTTCAGCTGGATTCCTTGGCCCAGGAGATGACAAAATAG
- a CDS encoding SRPBCC family protein, producing the protein MDSNQITVQSTISADNKKVWDYYTLPTHIIHWNFASDDWQCPWAKNDLTVGGKYSARMEAKDGSFGFEFEATYDKVIDQKLISYIMEDGRKASVSFEVLGNQTQVTVTFDAENQNPIEMQRGGWQAILDNFKKYTESH; encoded by the coding sequence ATGGACTCGAATCAAATCACAGTACAATCCACTATCAGTGCAGACAATAAAAAAGTTTGGGACTACTATACTTTACCTACGCACATCATCCATTGGAATTTTGCCTCCGACGATTGGCAATGTCCCTGGGCCAAAAACGATCTAACGGTTGGTGGTAAGTATAGTGCAAGAATGGAAGCCAAAGACGGAAGTTTTGGTTTTGAGTTTGAAGCAACTTATGACAAAGTCATCGATCAAAAATTAATTAGTTATATTATGGAAGATGGTAGAAAGGCAAGTGTGTCCTTTGAAGTTTTGGGAAACCAAACTCAGGTAACCGTAACGTTTGATGCAGAAAACCAAAATCCAATTGAAATGCAAAGAGGTGGATGGCAAGCTATCCTTGATAATTTCAAAAAATACACAGAATCCCACTAA
- the omp85 gene encoding Omp85 family outer membrane protein has product MNRYSQIVLFSFVVCFFLANPISLSAQEYIPSAGCEKDPPPKNLPFPMDPTKQLCKKDIEDKKDSWYLTGLPLINSDPNEGIGYGARAYIYDNGKKTDPLFHYTPYRMRVFAQYFNTNKNAQYHQVSLDMPFIADTQWRLRADLFLTITPTTLYFGIGEDSMKPLSYLDRNQPDGRHIVNASYMDQENNLAYYRPGTSSDPISLGGKTYSGFPQGQGYVVTDKMYNRYTIETPMATASTERSFVGGTVRLVAGLKFSNNIVRTYDGKLARGVDPLLGGEHTADVPNGKTRLTEDYEAKKIIGYNGGYVNSLRLGLVYDTRDFEPDPNSGIFAEATYEKHTKAIGSEYDYQKYFAQTKLFWSPFPKVFDKLVIANRFGLGVTEGETPFYEYRNMWGTEGLVGGLGGLRTLRGFKQDRFVGRAMGWGNTEVRWKFAEARFGDEFFAFNLVPFFDYGRVWDDEHKLGWKGYAYSRGLGLRIAWNQATIIMIDYAKSREDEQLFVNFSHVF; this is encoded by the coding sequence ATGAACCGATACTCACAGATTGTTCTTTTTTCCTTCGTTGTTTGCTTTTTTTTAGCAAACCCCATTTCTCTCTCCGCGCAGGAATACATTCCCAGTGCCGGTTGCGAAAAAGATCCTCCGCCAAAAAACCTTCCCTTTCCTATGGATCCGACCAAACAACTTTGTAAAAAGGATATAGAGGACAAAAAAGATAGTTGGTATCTAACGGGTTTGCCACTCATCAACTCCGATCCTAACGAAGGGATCGGGTATGGTGCCCGTGCTTATATTTATGATAATGGAAAAAAAACCGATCCGCTTTTTCATTATACTCCCTATCGTATGCGCGTATTTGCACAATATTTCAATACTAACAAAAATGCTCAATACCACCAAGTCAGTTTGGATATGCCTTTTATTGCCGACACACAATGGAGGTTACGTGCGGATTTATTTTTAACTATCACACCCACAACATTGTATTTTGGAATTGGGGAAGATAGTATGAAACCTCTATCCTATTTGGATCGTAACCAACCGGATGGAAGGCATATAGTGAATGCAAGTTATATGGACCAAGAAAACAACTTGGCTTACTACAGACCAGGAACAAGTTCTGATCCCATTAGTTTAGGAGGGAAAACATATTCCGGATTTCCACAAGGCCAAGGTTATGTTGTCACTGATAAAATGTACAACCGTTATACGATAGAAACTCCGATGGCAACCGCAAGTACAGAACGTTCGTTTGTTGGTGGAACAGTAAGATTGGTTGCTGGTTTAAAATTTTCAAATAACATAGTTAGGACTTATGACGGTAAGTTGGCCCGTGGTGTGGATCCACTTCTGGGTGGTGAACATACAGCAGATGTTCCCAATGGAAAAACTCGACTCACCGAAGATTATGAAGCCAAAAAGATCATTGGATATAATGGTGGTTATGTGAACTCCCTTCGTTTGGGTCTTGTTTACGACACTAGAGATTTTGAACCAGATCCAAACTCCGGAATATTTGCAGAAGCCACTTACGAAAAACATACCAAAGCCATTGGATCCGAATACGACTATCAAAAGTATTTTGCACAAACCAAACTCTTCTGGAGTCCTTTCCCTAAGGTATTCGATAAACTTGTCATCGCCAACCGATTTGGTTTGGGTGTGACCGAAGGAGAAACTCCATTTTATGAATATAGAAATATGTGGGGAACCGAAGGCCTTGTGGGGGGACTTGGAGGTCTTCGAACTTTACGTGGGTTTAAACAAGACCGGTTTGTGGGACGAGCTATGGGTTGGGGGAACACAGAAGTTCGTTGGAAGTTTGCCGAGGCAAGGTTTGGGGATGAATTTTTCGCCTTTAACTTAGTTCCGTTTTTTGATTACGGCCGTGTTTGGGACGATGAACATAAGTTAGGTTGGAAAGGTTATGCCTATTCTCGAGGGCTTGGACTTCGGATTGCATGGAACCAAGCCACCATCATTATGATCGATTATGCAAAGTCTAGAGAAGACGAACAATTGTTTGTAAACTTCAGCCACGTATTTTAG
- a CDS encoding ribonucleotide-diphosphate reductase subunit beta, with translation MDYQSEVLLKENQDRFVILPIKYPKIWEMYKKQQASFWTAEEIDLSSDLDDWNSLSNNERFFLSNVLAFFAASDGIVNENLAVNFMREVQLPEVRCFYGFQIMMENIHSETYSLLIDTYIKDPKEKHKLFHSIETIPAVEKKAKWALRWIGEGNFAERLLAFAAVEGIFFSGSFCAIFWMKKRGLLPGLSFSNELISRDEGLHCEFACILFKMLQNKPSADRVYEIFTDAVNIEKEFITESLSVDLIGMNAKLMRQYIEFVADRWLIELGFEKLYYSANPFDFMEMISLQGKTNFFEKRVGDYQKAGVLNSEQGFTFSLNEDF, from the coding sequence ATGGATTACCAATCGGAAGTTTTATTAAAAGAGAATCAGGATCGATTTGTGATCCTTCCCATCAAGTACCCTAAAATTTGGGAGATGTATAAGAAACAACAGGCTTCCTTTTGGACTGCTGAAGAAATTGATTTAAGTAGCGATTTAGATGATTGGAATTCCTTGTCCAATAACGAAAGGTTTTTTTTAAGTAATGTTTTGGCATTTTTTGCAGCAAGTGATGGAATCGTAAACGAAAACTTAGCTGTCAACTTTATGCGTGAAGTCCAACTTCCTGAAGTTAGGTGTTTTTATGGGTTTCAAATTATGATGGAAAATATCCATTCAGAAACCTATTCACTTTTAATTGATACATACATCAAAGATCCAAAAGAAAAACATAAACTCTTCCATTCTATAGAAACCATTCCTGCTGTAGAAAAAAAAGCCAAATGGGCTTTACGTTGGATTGGTGAAGGTAATTTTGCGGAACGATTACTTGCCTTTGCCGCAGTGGAGGGAATCTTTTTTAGCGGAAGTTTCTGTGCCATCTTTTGGATGAAAAAACGAGGTCTCCTTCCTGGCCTTAGTTTTTCCAATGAACTGATCAGTCGCGATGAAGGTTTGCATTGTGAGTTTGCTTGTATTCTTTTTAAAATGTTACAAAACAAACCAAGTGCCGATCGTGTTTACGAAATATTTACAGATGCAGTCAATATCGAAAAAGAATTCATCACCGAATCATTGTCAGTGGATCTTATTGGTATGAACGCTAAACTAATGCGACAATACATTGAATTTGTAGCTGACCGTTGGCTCATTGAACTTGGATTTGAAAAACTTTATTATTCCGCAAATCCTTTTGATTTTATGGAAATGATTTCTTTACAAGGGAAAACAAACTTTTTTGAAAAACGAGTAGGGGATTACCAAAAGGCCGGTGTTTTAAATTCGGAACAAGGTTTTACATTCTCTCTAAATGAAGATTTTTAA